The following are encoded together in the Parabacteroides chongii genome:
- the chrA gene encoding chromate efflux transporter, translating into MERASLSYIFFTFLKLGATAFGGYMSLVAIVQKQLVEVDKKLKEEDLLDGISLTSVLPGPVAVNTIAYVGYHLRGIPGAVVAFAGIIIPSFLLVIFLSWLYFSYGNIPAVKNVFSGITPAITALIVTVAIGMARKTIKLPAQWALCLLAALLLIFIGGFTVTFLLIIGSGIVGGFLFRQPVGQGLISDGEKRTGSRQLMTSGIVLLLLLCILLWGGQYPGAPEGIQIVSTFSGISLTLFGGGYVVIPALHELFVENLNWLTSAEFADGIAIGQITPGPIFITATFIGYKVAGITGALLATLAMFTPPAVLTVLLSRFVKILNQSSVVKAAMKGIRAAVIGMIFASAVTIGQTITLSVVSVIIFLVTFFISLKYTISPVYLIIGAGVAGFILF; encoded by the coding sequence ATGGAACGTGCATCGCTATCCTATATCTTCTTTACATTCCTGAAATTGGGAGCTACGGCATTTGGCGGTTATATGTCGCTAGTGGCTATCGTACAGAAGCAGTTAGTAGAAGTAGACAAGAAACTGAAAGAAGAAGATTTGCTGGATGGGATTTCTCTGACCTCCGTATTGCCGGGGCCTGTAGCCGTAAATACGATTGCCTATGTCGGGTACCATTTAAGGGGGATACCGGGGGCGGTTGTAGCTTTTGCCGGGATCATTATTCCCTCGTTTTTACTGGTTATATTTCTTTCGTGGTTGTATTTCTCCTATGGAAATATACCTGCGGTAAAGAATGTGTTCAGCGGAATCACTCCGGCTATTACCGCTTTGATCGTTACGGTGGCTATCGGGATGGCACGTAAGACGATCAAATTGCCAGCCCAATGGGCTCTTTGCCTGCTGGCGGCTTTGTTGCTGATTTTTATCGGTGGTTTTACGGTTACTTTTCTGTTGATTATCGGTAGCGGGATAGTCGGCGGTTTCCTGTTTCGCCAGCCTGTGGGGCAAGGGTTGATATCAGATGGGGAGAAGCGGACGGGTAGCAGGCAGCTGATGACTTCCGGGATTGTTCTTTTGCTATTACTCTGTATCTTACTTTGGGGAGGACAATATCCGGGTGCTCCAGAAGGTATTCAGATTGTATCGACCTTCTCCGGTATCAGCCTGACTTTGTTCGGAGGGGGATATGTTGTTATCCCTGCTTTGCATGAGTTGTTTGTGGAGAACTTGAACTGGCTGACCTCGGCTGAGTTTGCCGACGGGATAGCGATAGGGCAGATCACTCCCGGACCGATATTTATTACAGCGACCTTCATCGGGTATAAAGTGGCAGGTATCACGGGGGCGTTGCTGGCAACGTTGGCGATGTTTACTCCGCCGGCTGTATTAACCGTCTTATTATCCCGTTTTGTAAAGATTCTGAATCAGTCATCCGTTGTAAAAGCAGCCATGAAAGGGATACGGGCGGCTGTTATCGGAATGATCTTTGCTTCAGCCGTTACGATCGGACAGACGATTACGCTGTCGGTTGTTTCGGTTATTATCTTCCTGGTTACATTTTTTATTTCACTAAAATACACAATCAGTCCGGTTTACCTGATCATCGGAGCAGGCGTGGCGGGCTTTATCTTATTCTAA